The Candidatus Omnitrophota bacterium genome contains the following window.
CGAAGCCGAATCCGTTTTCCGCAGCGAAATCGCCAGACAACTCGAAGATGCCGCCGCTCTTCTGGAACTCCTCCAATCCGCTCTCTAATCAGGGACGGTTCTTAACTACCCTTTATCCCACAGACATTTACGTAGGGGTCGTCCCCCATTGCCCGCGCGCTGCTCCATCGGTAATCCTTTACCTCCTGCACAAGCCCTGCCGCCACCGGGTTCTCCTCGATATACCTTTTGGCCTCAGCGATGTGGGCCTCGTCCCGGATAACCCAGCTGGAAAATCGATCCTGGAACAGATGCCCTTTGCGTTGGTGTTTCAAATTGAAGTACATGGCGTAGGCCACGTGCAGGCGATGCATGGCTTTGGAAAGTACCGCTACTGACGGACACCGCACCAACAAATGCGTATGGTTGTCCATTAGGCAGTAGGCAAAGCAATCCAGTGAATGATACACGCGGTATCTCTCGAAAAGTTGAAGATATTTGATGCGGTCTTTGGCTGTGATAAAGAGATTTTGGCTTCCGTTGGCGTGAGAGCATAGGTGAAAGCAGGTGTAGGTGGAGAGCTGGGCTCTCGGTTGTCGCGGACTCATAGCGCTTCCTTTAGGGACAGGTCTCAATTACCCTTTCCGGGAAAACGAGTTACGAGAGGTCCGTCCCCGGTTGACGGACACATAATCTCGGGCCGGGACGGATCTCCGTG
Protein-coding sequences here:
- a CDS encoding transposase: MSPRQPRAQLSTYTCFHLCSHANGSQNLFITAKDRIKYLQLFERYRVYHSLDCFAYCLMDNHTHLLVRCPSVAVLSKAMHRLHVAYAMYFNLKHQRKGHLFQDRFSSWVIRDEAHIAEAKRYIEENPVAAGLVQEVKDYRWSSARAMGDDPYVNVCGIKGS